From the Pseudoalteromonas tunicata genome, one window contains:
- a CDS encoding SPOR domain-containing protein gives MSQQDFINKKRPSKKQAPVKKKLPIGLILLAVLLVSGLAYGLWYISNHQPAPTPGVNAKKTVTKPVEPKPQPPKFIEEIKQHEVQVEVKEQEQKGPYALICGSFKTDERAQSQKAIIAFEGITSEVRQSKNGYYQVRLGPYSTKRIAESEKNKLKRANAARCNIINWS, from the coding sequence ATGTCACAACAAGATTTTATTAACAAAAAACGTCCCAGTAAAAAACAAGCTCCTGTCAAAAAGAAGCTACCGATAGGCCTTATTTTACTGGCAGTGTTATTAGTTTCGGGCCTTGCTTATGGGCTTTGGTATATTAGTAATCATCAACCAGCACCGACTCCCGGTGTTAATGCCAAAAAAACAGTGACAAAACCTGTTGAGCCAAAGCCACAACCACCTAAGTTTATTGAAGAAATCAAGCAACACGAAGTACAAGTTGAAGTCAAAGAGCAGGAGCAAAAAGGCCCTTATGCACTGATCTGTGGTTCATTTAAAACCGACGAACGCGCACAAAGCCAAAAAGCTATTATAGCGTTTGAAGGGATCACATCAGAAGTACGACAAAGTAAAAATGGCTATTATCAAGTTCGATTAGGCCCGTATAGCACCAAACGGATAGCCGAAAGCGAGAAAAATAAACTCAAACGTGCCAATGCTGCCCGCTGTAACATCATCAACTGGTCTTGA
- the priA gene encoding primosomal protein N', whose protein sequence is MKIVEVAIKVPLNRTFDYLVPEALCTTICSGMRVEVNFANQKKIGIVLGVKDHSDFAIEKLKPITTLLDTTPVFQNDILNLLKFASQYYCFPLGETLQLALPTLLRQGKSPDKTSVVYLDLTRDGQAITTLRGAKQLALVKQLQASGKTPLTEIKALGFASATIKALLKQQLIHEFVEHDNCWQTAELTINKALKLNPEQAIACAAIKQNKGYQTYLLEGITGSGKTEVYLQALADVLAKGKQALVLVPEIGLTPQTVNRFRRRFPNTPIMLWHSALTDSERLQTWRYCEQGSCAIVIGTRSAIFTPFAQLGMIIVDEEHDSSFKQQDSLRYHARDLAVYRAHQAKIPLILGTATPALETLHKALNGKYQLLTLNQRAQTATNNQYCLIDMRGQQEQAGIAQASLAVIKQHLAKQKQVMIFLNRRGFSPTLICHECGWLSNCKRCSTSATYHKGIRSLICHHCGEHERPPMQCPDCGSTQIFPAGKGTEQVEDFLTEQFTDIPINRIDRDTTRRKGSLEEALEEINTPGARILIGTQMLAKGHHFPDVSLVVILDVDSGLYSFDFRATEHLAQLITQVSGRAGRSGEAGVVLLQTHFPEHPLLQDLINNGYQDFARFALTERQLTSFPPFSQLALIRAQAHDAKLVQAFLNDLIPKTPIAGIELLGPLPAPLEKIAGQYRYQLHLQAQNRSQLHQYLVQLVEYLNSSKLAAKVRWHIDVDPIDMN, encoded by the coding sequence ATGAAAATTGTCGAAGTCGCGATAAAAGTGCCTTTAAACAGAACGTTTGATTATCTCGTGCCTGAAGCACTCTGCACGACTATTTGTTCAGGAATGAGAGTTGAAGTCAACTTTGCCAATCAAAAAAAAATAGGCATTGTATTAGGAGTTAAAGATCACTCGGATTTTGCCATTGAAAAGCTAAAACCTATAACAACGCTTCTCGATACTACTCCAGTTTTTCAAAACGATATTCTCAACCTATTAAAGTTCGCCAGTCAATATTACTGTTTTCCTCTAGGTGAAACCTTGCAATTAGCACTGCCTACGTTACTGCGACAAGGCAAAAGCCCAGATAAAACCAGCGTGGTATATTTAGACCTAACCCGCGATGGTCAAGCAATTACAACTCTTAGAGGCGCAAAACAACTCGCATTAGTTAAACAACTGCAAGCATCAGGTAAAACGCCACTTACAGAAATAAAAGCGCTCGGTTTTGCCTCTGCAACAATTAAAGCACTACTAAAACAGCAGTTAATTCATGAATTTGTTGAACATGATAACTGCTGGCAAACGGCTGAGCTTACAATAAACAAAGCCTTAAAGCTTAATCCTGAGCAAGCCATTGCTTGCGCTGCTATAAAACAAAACAAAGGATACCAAACGTATTTACTTGAAGGCATCACCGGCAGTGGTAAAACTGAAGTGTACCTGCAAGCACTGGCCGACGTATTAGCGAAAGGTAAACAAGCGCTCGTATTAGTGCCTGAAATTGGCTTAACGCCTCAAACAGTTAATCGCTTTAGGCGTCGCTTTCCAAATACTCCAATCATGCTTTGGCACTCGGCCCTTACTGATAGCGAACGACTACAAACATGGCGTTATTGCGAACAAGGAAGCTGCGCAATTGTGATTGGAACACGCTCGGCTATTTTTACTCCTTTTGCCCAGCTAGGTATGATTATTGTTGATGAGGAGCACGATAGCTCCTTTAAACAGCAAGATAGCTTGCGCTACCACGCCCGTGATTTGGCGGTATATCGAGCTCATCAAGCCAAAATCCCTTTAATTTTAGGCACTGCAACGCCAGCTCTTGAAACGCTGCATAAAGCGCTGAACGGTAAATACCAGTTACTGACCTTAAACCAAAGGGCGCAAACGGCGACCAATAATCAATATTGCTTAATTGATATGCGCGGCCAACAAGAACAAGCCGGTATTGCACAAGCTAGCTTAGCCGTAATCAAGCAGCATCTAGCAAAACAAAAGCAAGTGATGATTTTTTTAAATCGCCGAGGCTTTTCACCGACTTTAATTTGCCATGAATGCGGCTGGCTCAGCAATTGTAAACGTTGCAGCACCAGTGCAACCTATCATAAAGGGATCCGCAGCTTAATTTGCCATCACTGTGGTGAACACGAACGTCCGCCGATGCAATGTCCAGACTGCGGTAGTACACAAATATTCCCGGCAGGAAAAGGCACCGAACAAGTTGAGGATTTTTTAACTGAACAGTTTACCGATATCCCTATCAATCGTATCGATCGTGATACCACTCGCCGTAAAGGCAGCTTAGAAGAAGCGCTCGAAGAAATTAACACCCCAGGTGCACGCATTTTAATTGGCACTCAAATGCTGGCCAAAGGCCATCATTTTCCTGATGTATCCCTAGTAGTAATACTCGATGTTGATTCAGGACTTTATTCTTTTGATTTTCGAGCCACAGAGCATTTAGCACAATTGATCACACAAGTTTCGGGCAGAGCCGGACGAAGTGGTGAAGCTGGGGTGGTTTTATTACAAACTCATTTTCCTGAACACCCCTTATTGCAAGATCTCATAAACAATGGATATCAAGATTTTGCGCGATTTGCTTTAACTGAGCGACAACTCACATCGTTTCCGCCTTTTAGTCAACTTGCATTAATTCGGGCCCAAGCTCATGATGCTAAGCTAGTGCAAGCCTTTTTAAATGATTTAATCCCAAAAACACCGATTGCAGGTATTGAATTGCTTGGCCCTCTTCCTGCACCGCTTGAAAAAATAGCAGGGCAATATCGCTATCAACTCCACTTACAAGCACAAAATAGAAGCCAACTACATCAATATTTAGTTCAATTAGTTGAGTACCTTAATTCTAGTAAACTCGCGGCAAAAGTACGCTGGCATATAGATGTTGATCCTATTGATATGAATTAG
- the rpmE gene encoding 50S ribosomal protein L31 yields the protein MKKDIHPKYEVISASCSCGNKFETRSTLCKDIHLDVCSECHPFYTGKQKILDTGGRVDRFNKRFGALSSKK from the coding sequence ATGAAAAAAGATATCCATCCTAAGTACGAAGTAATTTCTGCATCTTGTTCATGTGGTAATAAATTCGAAACTCGTTCTACTTTGTGTAAAGACATTCACTTAGACGTATGTTCTGAGTGTCACCCGTTCTACACAGGTAAGCAAAAAATTCTTGATACAGGTGGTCGTGTTGATCGCTTCAACAAGCGTTTTGGCGCACTTAGCAGCAAAAAATAA
- a CDS encoding DUF1285 domain-containing protein, translating into MDLSALSQQLEGAIPPLDTWDPPYCGEIDIVIKADGSWHYLGSPISRLALVKLFAKVLVKEQNNYFLKTPVEKIKIQVDDAPFVIIDWYQSDTEQGTVICCVDNLERTFLLNQAHPLILKPTRSQALPYIQLHHGLLAKINRTTYYQWAEIAQQIDDDFFIESAGILFQLG; encoded by the coding sequence ATGGATTTGTCGGCGCTTAGCCAACAACTTGAAGGTGCGATCCCGCCTCTAGATACATGGGATCCACCTTATTGTGGTGAAATTGATATAGTTATTAAAGCAGATGGTAGTTGGCACTATTTAGGTAGCCCTATCTCGCGTTTAGCTTTGGTTAAGCTATTTGCCAAAGTGCTTGTTAAAGAACAAAACAATTACTTTTTGAAAACTCCAGTAGAAAAAATCAAAATTCAAGTAGATGACGCTCCATTTGTGATTATTGATTGGTATCAGAGTGATACAGAGCAAGGCACCGTGATTTGCTGTGTTGATAATTTAGAGCGTACATTTTTGCTCAACCAAGCACATCCATTAATATTAAAACCCACAAGGTCGCAAGCTTTACCCTACATACAACTCCACCATGGACTGTTGGCTAAAATTAATCGCACCACGTATTATCAATGGGCTGAAATAGCACAGCAAATAGATGACGACTTTTTTATTGAGTCAGCGGGGATTTTATTTCAACTGGGTTAA
- a CDS encoding YceI family protein, giving the protein MLKALLCSALCLSSMPLLAHWQIDNSLSRVNFVSVKKNTIAEVHSFKKVSGEIEDDGLFEMDIDLTSVESLIPIRNDRMQEFLFQTKQFPSLKLSADLKDVLAKTKKGQSAIFNIDATINLHGVSKAIKTEVLLTHRVTGELTVASLMPVIVNAADFGLSAGLDKLQELAGLPSIAQAVPVSFVLTLEKH; this is encoded by the coding sequence ATGTTAAAAGCCTTACTCTGCTCAGCCCTTTGTCTTTCTAGCATGCCATTACTTGCACATTGGCAAATAGATAACAGCCTTAGTCGTGTCAATTTTGTATCAGTTAAAAAAAATACCATTGCAGAAGTACATTCATTTAAAAAAGTATCTGGTGAAATAGAAGACGATGGTCTATTTGAGATGGATATTGATTTAACCAGCGTTGAAAGCTTAATTCCTATTCGTAATGATCGTATGCAAGAGTTTTTGTTTCAAACAAAACAATTTCCGAGCCTAAAACTCAGCGCCGATTTAAAAGATGTATTAGCGAAAACGAAAAAAGGCCAATCGGCAATCTTTAATATTGACGCAACTATTAATTTGCATGGCGTAAGTAAAGCAATTAAAACCGAAGTATTACTCACACACCGTGTAACCGGTGAATTAACTGTTGCTTCTTTAATGCCTGTTATTGTTAATGCTGCTGATTTTGGTTTAAGTGCTGGCCTTGATAAACTTCAAGAATTAGCTGGTTTGCCTTCTATCGCACAAGCTGTACCAGTCTCTTTTGTATTAACACTTGAAAAACACTAA
- a CDS encoding YbaN family protein, protein MVKYTFWGVLGMLFVALGLFGVFLPLLPTTPFMLLAAYCFSKGSPRLHNWLLAHPIFGELIINWQQYGVIAKRAKWFACIAMLFCMLGIQFLTIHLGLKIVVFIIMVCVMGFILSRPSSKK, encoded by the coding sequence ATGGTTAAATATACATTCTGGGGTGTTTTAGGCATGCTTTTTGTGGCTTTAGGCTTATTTGGTGTCTTTTTACCTTTATTACCAACCACGCCTTTTATGTTATTAGCAGCTTATTGTTTTTCAAAAGGGTCACCAAGGTTACACAATTGGTTATTAGCACATCCTATTTTTGGTGAGTTAATTATCAATTGGCAACAATATGGGGTCATAGCCAAAAGAGCAAAGTGGTTTGCTTGTATTGCAATGTTATTTTGTATGTTGGGAATACAATTTTTAACTATTCATCTTGGGTTAAAGATAGTGGTGTTTATTATTATGGTTTGTGTAATGGGATTTATACTTAGTCGGCCAAGTAGTAAAAAATAA
- a CDS encoding mechanosensitive ion channel family protein: MDKALEWLKNNSDLLIHYGIQTILAIVIFIVGNKIAKFVGKLTAKGLEKRKVDKAVASFLSSIVHALVFAAVILMALSQLGIQTTSFVAILGAAGLAIGLALQGSLSNFASGVLIIILRPFKAGDYVEAGGKAGSVQKIEIFSTELRTPDNKVIIMPNSAIMGGPITNFSREATRRIDLVIGVSYSADLKQTKEVLESVLNAESRILKDPAYTVAVLELASSSVNFVVRPWVNSGDYWPTYFALMENIKIALDDANIAIPFPQMDVHLHKDA; encoded by the coding sequence ATGGATAAAGCGTTAGAATGGTTGAAAAATAACTCTGATTTGTTGATTCACTATGGGATCCAAACAATATTAGCGATCGTTATTTTTATTGTTGGTAATAAAATCGCTAAGTTTGTCGGTAAATTGACAGCCAAAGGATTAGAAAAACGTAAAGTTGACAAAGCCGTTGCTAGTTTCTTATCGAGTATTGTCCATGCGTTAGTTTTTGCTGCTGTTATTTTAATGGCATTGTCACAACTTGGTATTCAAACAACCTCATTCGTTGCCATTTTAGGTGCTGCTGGTTTAGCTATCGGTTTGGCATTACAAGGTTCACTTTCAAATTTCGCATCTGGCGTGCTTATTATTATTTTACGCCCATTTAAAGCGGGTGATTATGTTGAGGCTGGTGGCAAAGCTGGTAGCGTGCAAAAAATTGAAATATTTTCAACAGAATTACGTACACCTGATAACAAAGTTATCATCATGCCAAATTCGGCCATTATGGGTGGTCCAATCACCAATTTTTCTCGTGAAGCAACACGTCGCATCGATTTAGTAATTGGCGTAAGTTATAGCGCTGATTTAAAGCAAACCAAAGAAGTGCTTGAAAGTGTATTAAATGCCGAAAGCCGTATTTTAAAAGACCCTGCTTACACAGTTGCGGTGTTAGAACTTGCCAGTTCAAGTGTTAATTTTGTAGTACGCCCTTGGGTAAACAGTGGTGATTACTGGCCAACGTATTTTGCATTAATGGAAAACATTAAGATTGCATTGGATGATGCAAATATAGCGATCCCATTCCCACAAATGGATGTGCATTTACACAAAGACGCATAA
- a CDS encoding YdiY family protein produces the protein MKKILLATIVLAALHGQANATEENKNWQVSSELGLILTSGNTKTNTFKGAITAQHTLESWVNEYKLDGLYKEDEVSLEDGSKSTQRTNEKYSASAKGSYNITEKHSHLFLYGSHVSDYFGAYRNETVASLGYGSRFYENSAMTLDAEVGPGYKYFRYSDTSSEKDSNGNSLAGDTDGEVIALGMVNFKWQISEGARFTQLVQVEYGGTNTKTKSETALLTKINGSMQMKVGFNVTHNSDVADDKENTDTETVLTLVYNF, from the coding sequence ATGAAAAAAATATTATTAGCAACCATTGTTTTAGCTGCCTTACATGGGCAAGCAAATGCCACTGAAGAGAATAAAAACTGGCAAGTATCGAGTGAGTTAGGTTTAATTCTGACCAGTGGTAATACTAAAACAAATACATTCAAAGGTGCGATAACAGCCCAACATACATTAGAAAGTTGGGTTAACGAATATAAGCTTGATGGTTTGTATAAAGAAGATGAAGTAAGCCTTGAAGATGGTTCAAAATCGACGCAGCGTACTAATGAAAAGTACTCCGCGTCGGCTAAAGGTAGTTACAACATTACCGAAAAACATTCACATCTATTCCTATATGGCTCGCATGTATCTGATTATTTTGGTGCTTATCGCAATGAAACGGTAGCATCACTTGGTTATGGTTCGCGCTTTTATGAGAATTCAGCCATGACGCTCGATGCTGAAGTGGGTCCTGGTTATAAGTATTTCCGATATTCAGATACTAGCAGCGAAAAAGATTCAAATGGAAACTCACTTGCTGGTGATACCGATGGTGAAGTAATTGCACTTGGTATGGTTAACTTTAAATGGCAAATTAGTGAAGGCGCCCGTTTTACTCAGTTAGTACAAGTTGAGTACGGTGGCACTAATACTAAAACCAAATCAGAAACTGCGTTATTAACTAAAATTAATGGCTCAATGCAAATGAAAGTTGGTTTTAATGTGACTCACAATAGTGATGTTGCTGACGATAAAGAAAATACTGATACAGAAACAGTATTAACTTTGGTTTACAACTTTTAA
- a CDS encoding SLBB domain-containing protein, giving the protein MKFLSLIFSVLMLFGMAEASAATPTPQQLEQFKKLPKAQQEALAKQYGIDLSTLNKKTKKGSDASNVDEISVFPRKEEALSEEDKLEEKFKPKVQELKPFGYDLFAGEPMSFMPSEISAIPDSYIVGRGDEFQINLYGKENQLYDVEVDREGRLAIPDLSPVLVAGLSFSEVKELITAKISQEIIGVKAFVSLGRLRSMRVMVLGEVFKPGAYTVSSLSSLSHALFIAGGISEIGSLRNIQLKRAGQTITTLDYYDLLIHGDNRNDVMLKPGDVVFVPAVGKQVSISGLVKRPAIFELKQNETAEDLIKMAGGFKAEAFPQKTIVERYSNNSFKTVLTLDFTQKPLDYSPQDGDAVNVQASSKELENAVTLMGAVSHPGNYAWQKGDKISTLISSLKTDVLPIADFDYSLIIREKNIRGEIEVLQFSLVDVLSHVDKDLILQPRDVVIVFSRFEEKVDEKRVLSKMAFTEDEIALQDKVELWQEYENRKFQEYIGIFEEKEELKEKDVDSLTQLLKGEKEELKEEEYSLFSRRALLKPVILKLQQQASSGDEAQLLAINGKVRYPGVYPLVKNAHFAKALAAAGGLLESAYLEKAEVTRLSQDSAEKVEHITFNIESALQNQNDQKYQLKSKDSINIFAVPNWQEEVSVQLIGEVQFPGTYSIKRGETLESVLARAGGFTEFSAPEGAIFTRESIRVKERAQLKKLSDDLRREIASRSFQNSVTDSSLSYDDTNKLLDDLAKVEALGRLVIDVNDIYNGSQTLELENGDALYIPAVQNTVSVIGEVNLATSHLFNKEMTLEAYIAASGGYKQRADEERIYIIKANGSVQLPNESSWFSVNSGTYLAPGDTIVVPLDAEHMDKLTLWSTATQIIYQLGLAAAAISAL; this is encoded by the coding sequence GTGAAATTTTTAAGCTTGATATTTTCCGTGCTGATGTTATTTGGTATGGCTGAGGCTTCTGCCGCAACTCCAACCCCTCAGCAGCTAGAGCAATTTAAAAAATTACCAAAAGCGCAACAAGAAGCGTTAGCAAAACAATACGGTATCGATCTTAGTACATTAAATAAAAAAACGAAAAAAGGGAGCGATGCGAGCAATGTTGATGAAATCTCAGTTTTTCCTCGCAAAGAAGAAGCTCTTTCTGAAGAAGATAAATTAGAAGAAAAATTTAAACCAAAAGTGCAAGAGCTTAAACCTTTTGGCTATGACTTGTTTGCTGGCGAACCTATGTCATTTATGCCAAGTGAAATATCAGCGATACCCGATAGTTATATTGTCGGACGAGGTGATGAGTTTCAAATTAATTTATATGGCAAAGAAAATCAGCTTTATGATGTCGAGGTTGACCGTGAGGGTCGTCTTGCAATTCCAGATCTTTCACCAGTGTTAGTTGCAGGCCTTAGTTTTTCTGAAGTAAAAGAGCTTATTACTGCCAAAATATCGCAAGAAATTATTGGGGTAAAAGCGTTTGTCTCTTTAGGTCGGTTACGTTCAATGCGTGTCATGGTATTAGGTGAAGTATTTAAACCTGGAGCTTATACGGTATCGTCATTATCTTCATTAAGCCACGCTCTGTTTATTGCAGGAGGGATCAGTGAAATTGGTTCACTGCGCAATATCCAATTAAAACGAGCTGGTCAGACAATAACGACACTCGATTATTATGATTTGCTTATCCATGGGGATAATCGTAATGACGTGATGTTAAAGCCGGGAGATGTGGTTTTTGTCCCTGCAGTTGGTAAGCAAGTATCAATTTCTGGTTTAGTTAAACGCCCTGCAATTTTTGAATTAAAACAAAATGAAACAGCTGAAGATTTAATTAAAATGGCTGGTGGCTTTAAGGCTGAAGCATTTCCACAAAAAACAATTGTTGAGCGCTATTCTAACAATAGCTTTAAAACCGTATTAACGCTCGATTTCACGCAAAAACCACTTGATTACTCACCGCAAGATGGTGACGCTGTTAATGTTCAAGCTTCTTCAAAAGAGTTAGAGAATGCAGTGACACTGATGGGGGCAGTCTCTCATCCTGGTAATTATGCTTGGCAAAAAGGAGATAAAATCTCAACCCTTATTTCTTCATTAAAAACCGATGTATTACCCATTGCTGATTTTGATTATTCACTCATTATTCGTGAAAAAAATATTCGAGGTGAAATTGAAGTTTTACAGTTTTCGTTGGTCGATGTATTAAGTCATGTTGATAAGGACTTAATCTTGCAGCCAAGAGATGTAGTGATAGTTTTTAGCCGTTTTGAAGAAAAAGTTGATGAAAAGCGTGTACTATCAAAAATGGCGTTTACTGAAGATGAAATAGCCTTACAAGATAAGGTTGAGCTTTGGCAAGAGTATGAAAATAGAAAGTTTCAAGAATATATCGGTATCTTTGAAGAAAAAGAAGAGTTAAAAGAAAAAGATGTAGATAGTTTAACTCAGCTACTTAAAGGCGAAAAAGAAGAATTAAAAGAAGAAGAATATTCGCTATTTAGTAGAAGAGCGTTGTTAAAGCCAGTTATTTTAAAGTTACAACAACAAGCTTCATCAGGTGATGAAGCTCAGTTGCTGGCAATTAATGGTAAAGTGCGTTATCCGGGAGTATATCCACTAGTTAAAAATGCTCATTTTGCCAAAGCATTGGCCGCAGCGGGTGGTTTGTTAGAGTCAGCTTATTTAGAAAAGGCTGAGGTCACTCGCCTTTCTCAAGATAGCGCAGAGAAAGTTGAGCACATCACTTTTAATATTGAATCAGCTCTTCAAAATCAAAATGACCAAAAGTACCAATTAAAAAGTAAAGACTCAATTAACATTTTTGCAGTACCAAATTGGCAAGAAGAGGTTTCTGTTCAGTTAATTGGTGAGGTGCAATTCCCTGGTACATATTCAATTAAGCGCGGTGAAACCCTTGAAAGTGTGCTTGCTCGTGCAGGTGGTTTTACTGAGTTCTCAGCGCCTGAGGGAGCCATCTTTACCCGTGAGTCAATTCGTGTCAAAGAACGCGCACAATTGAAAAAGCTTTCAGATGATTTACGTCGTGAAATCGCCTCGCGTAGCTTTCAAAACTCAGTAACGGATTCATCGCTCAGTTATGATGATACTAATAAACTATTAGATGACTTGGCTAAAGTTGAAGCCTTGGGTCGTTTGGTTATTGATGTTAATGATATTTATAATGGTAGCCAAACTTTAGAGTTAGAAAACGGTGATGCGCTTTACATTCCAGCTGTACAAAATACCGTCAGTGTTATTGGTGAAGTTAACCTTGCAACCTCACACTTGTTTAATAAAGAAATGACGCTCGAAGCTTATATTGCTGCCAGTGGTGGTTATAAACAACGTGCAGATGAAGAGCGTATTTATATTATTAAAGCCAATGGTTCAGTACAACTCCCTAATGAAAGTAGTTGGTTCTCAGTAAATAGCGGTACATATTTAGCACCAGGCGATACTATCGTTGTGCCGCTTGATGCAGAACATATGGACAAGTTGACTCTTTGGAGTACTGCAACTCAGATTATTTATCAGTTAGGTTTAGCTGCTGCAGCTATCTCAGCATTGTAA
- a CDS encoding Wzz/FepE/Etk N-terminal domain-containing protein gives MQSVANKLNDEIELTQLISALWQGKILIVGLVILCSACSVFYALSLPNIYKSTVLLTAADESQNSGMSKLNSQFGGLAAMAGVKLGSSGVDKSALALEIIKSHAFIAEFIDKNNLKPLIMAADNWDLGTNKVSYKPSVYNAESKVWVREAKIPRLPEPSSQEVHEKFIKEHLSINSDKKSNLVSISIFHVSPYVAKDIADKLVVAINAKIKKDDIDEANKSIAYLTSALGQTAVADMQKIFYELIEQQEQTKMLANARDQYVFKVIDPAVVAELKDSPKRAIICIFGSVLGFLLGCGFVLIRYFLKKS, from the coding sequence ATGCAATCAGTTGCAAATAAACTCAATGATGAGATTGAATTAACTCAGTTAATCTCTGCGCTCTGGCAAGGGAAAATCTTAATTGTAGGATTGGTGATTCTGTGTTCGGCTTGCAGTGTATTTTATGCGTTATCGTTACCAAATATATATAAATCAACAGTACTACTGACCGCAGCTGATGAAAGCCAAAATTCTGGCATGTCTAAATTAAACTCTCAATTTGGGGGGTTGGCAGCCATGGCTGGTGTAAAGCTTGGTTCTTCCGGTGTTGATAAATCAGCGCTTGCGCTTGAAATTATAAAAAGCCATGCCTTTATAGCTGAATTTATTGATAAAAATAACTTGAAGCCTCTGATTATGGCTGCGGATAATTGGGATTTAGGTACTAATAAAGTATCCTATAAACCATCTGTATATAATGCAGAGTCAAAAGTTTGGGTTCGTGAAGCTAAAATTCCTCGCTTACCTGAACCTAGCTCTCAAGAAGTGCACGAAAAATTTATTAAAGAGCACTTATCTATTAATTCAGATAAAAAGTCGAATTTAGTTTCAATTTCTATCTTTCATGTTTCGCCCTACGTAGCAAAAGATATTGCAGACAAGCTTGTAGTCGCTATCAATGCAAAAATTAAGAAAGATGACATTGATGAAGCAAATAAAAGTATTGCATATCTTACGTCCGCATTGGGGCAGACCGCTGTCGCTGATATGCAAAAAATATTTTATGAGCTCATTGAGCAACAAGAACAAACAAAAATGTTAGCTAATGCTCGAGATCAATATGTATTTAAGGTGATTGATCCCGCGGTCGTTGCGGAATTAAAAGATAGCCCTAAAAGAGCCATTATTTGTATTTTTGGTAGTGTGCTTGGATTTTTACTTGGTTGCGGCTTTGTTTTAATTCGTTATTTTTTGAAAAAGAGTTAA